The Microtus pennsylvanicus isolate mMicPen1 chromosome 5, mMicPen1.hap1, whole genome shotgun sequence DNA segment TAAAAGCTCAAAGCCAGGTATTACAGGGGCAGGCTCCCTTAGGGTCACCCCTACTGTCACCGTAGATAGCTGGGATGGTTGTTGCCCCTGAGCCAACAGGTCCAGGAGGCCTCTCCCTCTAGGGTTCCtctcccagtcccttcctccaCTGCACCCTCAGATGCTTCAGACTGAGGTGTAGTGTCCTCTGTGGTATCACAATCTGGTGGCAACCACCACAGCTCCTTCCTGAGGCCTGGAAGGGATGCCATCAAGTACCGAAACCTTAGTTCTTAGATAAAGGCAGGGCTCTTTGGGAGCCTGCTATTGGCTCTGCCTGGGCTGCATATACAGATAAGCGAGGACTTAGCCTCTCATTTGCATGGTAGGGGAGTTCCAAGAGATTCACTAGCTCATTTAGGTCACAAGGCTAGGCAATACCAGAGTTAGGATTTGTCCCAGCTGCCTCCAAATCTGTGCTGAGTTCTCCCGCACCTCACACCCAAGTCTGCAGCCCTGCTACCACTCACCGGAAGACACTGTCTCGAGTGATGGAACCCTGCGGCCCCTTTTGGACATCAATGTTAGACACCAGCTGGTTCTCATAGATGAGCTGCTCCCCAACCACCTAAGGAAGGGGTAGTGAGTGAGACTCCCTAGTGGTGGGACTCACTTCCAGCCTGCAGCCTACCCCAACTGAGGAGGGAGAAGTAGTTACCAGGCGAGGCCTCTTAAACGGTGGGACTCACCTCCAGTTCCGGTTTATTCCTACCTGGATTGTTGTTCCGCAGTGGGTGAGGGGGACATGGAAGACCATGAAAGCACTTGTCTTCTGGGTAGGGGGGCATCCATTGGAGGCATAGGCCAGGTGGACATTGTTCAGCATGACCCTGTGGGTCAAGGCTGTTTCTTGGGACATGACCAGAGTGAAGTAGCCACTTCGGGAACACTGGAGAGTGACTGGACAAAGGCAGATCAGAACATCGGGACTCAGAGTCTCTCAGTGCAGAGACTGGGGATGGGCTGCTGGGTGACAATCGATATTTCATCACTAGTGAGGGGTCAAGGGACCCGAACACTCTTCTTCCCAGCGTCGGCCTAAGCAAATGCCCTAATGAGCTGCTGAAACAAAGGGCTGAGGAGTGCTGAGTGCTGTAAAAGCTTCTATGTGACTTATCTAGTGCAGCTGTGTGAGGTCTGAAggtgagggactgggaggaggaggaacctAGCAGTTCCCTGGGGCAGCTGCTCTTCCCGCTGAGGGTGTCTGCCTGCACTTGGGAGCTGGATTTCCCTTAAACTGCTTGCTTGCAAGGCAGTTCAGCTAGTTGGAGGGGAGACTCCCCGCGCCATGCCAGGAACATGCTTGGGATGAGAGGTTGTACCTGTGTTGCCGTAGTAACAGGGCACTTCTGTGGTGTTGTCATAGCAGCAGCCAGCCTGCTGACAGGCTTCCTTGGAACTACTTTTTACCATGCAGGGGATGTGCCCAGAAGCTACCTGACACTGCTCCTGGGGCAGATGTGTACCTAGGGTTGGTGACAGGGCCGTAAGAAAATGACTACTTAGAGCCCAAGGGTCCCAGTCACAGGCGTGTGCACACAGAACTCACACATACCTACAAAATCCAGCTTAGGTAATCCCCAGGGTCCCAAGGTGCCCCACTGGGGATGCGGCACAGTGGGCCCAGCAGGTCCGGGTCCCggggatggtggaggaggagTTGCATTTATGAAGCTGTGCTCTGGGTACAATGTGCTGAGAAGAGTGTGGCCAGAATTGGGGCGGGGGTCAAAAGTCTGAGGTGTAAAAGGCTGAGGTGTGGTGGGGGGAGCCAGGTAGGGGTCCGGAGTCCCAATGTGGTCTGCTTTGGGACAGATCAGAGTGACATCTTGTGCCATATCCACTTGACCATTGGGTAGCACAGCTTGCACGAACACCCTCAGGTGGAACCGCCCATCCTGCAGGTGAGAGAGCCTTAGAGAGCAGCTGAGGGTGGCCACCTGGCACTGCAGGTGAGCGCTGGGCTAGAGGCCAGAGCCTGGAGCCAGGCTGTTGACCTGTACATCCAGCCTTGGAGTGGTTGCCACCCGGGGTGCCTGTGGTATTAGTGGGAACTGAGCAGCTCTGACAGAGAGGGAGCTGATTTGTGACTTATCTTAGGACCTAATCTGTCACCTGCCCACTCCTCCACCCATCGCAGGCTCCGTTCTTCTCTGTCCCCGAGGGGCTGTTAGGACAAGCTCCCTCTGCCCTTACCTTCTCCAGCACGTGGCAGCCTTTGTAGCCAGCTGAGAATACTGCGGGCTCCTGAGGCTCAGAGATGACCCAGTGGTAGCAGATAGAGCAATTATCCACCTCAAACCGGTTCCCAAATTCAtctggagggtgggggtggggaggaaagcaagtgctggagagagagagaggttgctGGGAGCCTCTGAAAATCTCTGGACAGAGGCAGGCTTGTTTCAAGGACCTAGTTTTGCTTGCTAGCTTGGCTGTAAGGCCTTAGACAAGTGTCTTTCCCTCTCTGGTTTTGGCTTCTGCGGGAAGTGGTCATTGGTTCTTGGTCGCGGGGATGAAGACTGTTTACAGTGTGTCAGGCGGTCCGGACACCTGAGAGTCTACCTTTAGTTATCCTCAGCTCTTGACTGAGGCATCCAGGAATCCCCAGGAGCCAGAACTTTCTTAGGCACATGTAAAAAGGGGTGGAATGAGGGCAGAGTGGAAGAACAGAGCTTGCTTGTCATGTTAACTGGCTCTTGCAGTCGCTTAGGGATCCTGCTAGGCGCTCTTCTCAGAACAGTGGGCACCAACCACCTCCATCCTGTGGGCCTGCCCCCCACCTTTCCCTTTCAGTGCACAGGGCAAGTTGTGGGGGAACAGGGGGTCGTCTTTGGCTATGGCTCTGAAGCTACAGTTTCAAGTTGTCTCAGATTCCCCCACACCTGTCTCTGTATTAGACCACATTCCTCAGGGCAATCAAATTTAGAGTGGTTTGCCAGCCCAGAGCTTTGCAGCCACAGGATAGGGCTGGAGATCCAGAGCCCAGCGGATTTGAGTCAGTCCCTGCCTTCCTCACAGCTGATCCCTGTACGCAGGCACCCGGGAGATTCTGCTCTGGTGGTTACCTCCCTGTCTCTGGGTGGTGCCAGGGCAAGAGGCTGGCTCCTGCAATCCTCTGAAtggcctctgctcttcctgctctTGCCCCAGGAAAAGCGCTCTAGCTGCCTCCCTGCAGCAGGCTGGGCTTGGGACTGGGGCTGGAAGTTGAGACAGGCCTCTGCCAGCACTCACCCAGAACCTTGAATCGGATAGTCTGGTTTGGCCTGGGGAGCACCAGCAGCTGCATACCCTGCACCCCGCAGTCGTAGCTGTATCCAAGGCCAGGTTTGGGGTGCAGATGCTGACTCAATCTCAGGGGAGCTGccaccagcagcagaagcagggccGCAATGGAACCCCAGATCATGATGGAGGCTCCTGCCAGCACGCACCACAGACACCCACAACTCCTAGGGCCTCCCTATCACGTCAGGGGAGGCAGGCCCTTATAAGGATCAGGTAGCAAGGGGCAGCCTCTGAGGGCAGAGGAGATCCACCTGGGGGAGCAGCCGCTTAGGCTACAAGGGGCTATGGAGAAACTTCTTCCTCCCGAGGCAGCAGAAGGCACCTTCCATCCTAGGTATCAGAGATCTTCAGAAAAGCTGCTCTTGACCCCTCACCCAGTTTTCTATGGCAGCTGGGACTTCCCAGGGATTTCTAGCCAAGAGCTTACAGGCAGAACATAGGACAGCACCTCCATTCCTGAATGCCTCAGTCTACTGGTTGGGAGTCTCCAAAGTCACTCATGGGTGTGGGAGCTTCCTGTTCATGCATCTCTCCAGGATCGCCTTCCTGTCCTGGGCCTCAGGACCCTGGGAACTGAATGCAAGGTTACTTCCTGCCCCCATCTAACCCCAGCTCCTAGAAGAGCTGGCAGTATGCAGGGTGGGGGCTGGTGAGCAATCAGACCAGTGCTAACACCTTTCAGGGTTCTCTGGGCTTAGGCCGGGTCGTTGTTAGCTATCACAGGTGGACATCCTCTGTTTGAAGATGTGACATTCCAAATGCACGAATATCTGAGATGTTCTGATCACCGGGATGGCAACAAAAGAGGAAATCTGTTCTTGACCTTGTGGTGGGTCACAGtcaatacacatatacacgtacGTGTGGGCACACACAATACGGTATAAATCACATTCCAGTTGCTAGGTCCACGTGTTGGTACATGCCTACACACCCAGCCCCTGGGAGGCTGTGCcatgaggatcatgagtttgaggccagcctggaccacagaggGAGATTCAgtcttaaaaacaacagcaagccAAACCACTGCCACTAAGAATACCTCCAGGCCGTGTGCATCAAACATGTATGGGAAATAAATGAATAGTTTGTTTAAGGTGCCACCCCCAGGAGATTTCATTGTGACTATATAAACATTaccaaagcaataaaaaatgtgggggctagggaggtggctcagtgggcgagagcgcttgctgtgcaagtacgaggacctgagttcaaatccccagccccTGTGTAAAAAGCCAGGGATCGGTAACCCCATTGCTCTTGGGACCAGAGATAAAAGGATCACTGGGGCCTTTGGCTGCTAGCCTAGCTCCTGGTTCACTTTCCTGACGGATTACGGCATAGGGTGATAAAGCAGGCTtgcctgttcattttttttttaattttttttttttttgctacttgaCATGagttagagtcatctgggaagaagaaagcacagcTGAAAAGATGCCTGCATCACATTGGCCTGGAGGGgaattttcttggttgatgattgatgtgggatggcccaagccactgtgagtggtgcgtcccctgggcaggtagtcctgggttaTCTAAAAAGCGAGGGGAGAGATATACGaggagcaagctggtaagcagtGCTTTTCTGTGGTTTCTTCTTGTCCAGACTTCCCTGCAAGCATaacatgaaataaaccttttctaccccaacttgcttttggtcatggtgtttagtTTAGTAGCAGAAACTAAAGTAAGACAGCAGGGTACCAGGTATCTTCCACTGGCCTCTACTTATGcatgaggaaacacacacacacacacacaatatgaaaCACTTCTAGTCCCAAACACTTCAGATAAGGGGtgcttaaacataataaataagctAATAAGAATAGATAATGGAATTAATGTGACTTCCTAAATAGCCACTGAGAAAGCTCAGGAGATGAGTCTACCAGGCTTCTTGACAGTAATAAATGCTGATGTTTTTAGAAGGCAATAATTGCAAAGAAGGTGGTGAGGGGTTGCCAGTCACCTAACCGTATCTCAGTTTTCTCTTCAACAACTGTAAGAGATAACATCTATGAACACACAAGAATGAAGAGGTGGCTACCAAGGCTGTGCCTGCTCCTcattttccccacatcctctggGCGACAGTATCATTCTCACTTCAGGGCACTGATTCACCCAGAGCCCAGCAGAGTCTGAGCTCAGGAAAGGCTGATAACATGGTCATTAGTGTTTGCAGTTTCCTTGCTCTGCAGAGACGGTGTGGTTAGTAGTTACAGGCTGGCTGCAATCTAGCTGCTATGGCTTCCCACCTgtgacctggggggggggggttgccatTTTTCCCCCAAGCCTCAGAATTGCAGATAAATTGTACTTATCTGGCAGGGTGAGCAAGAAGATTCAGAGAGCCCCATAATGGGTGTGCTGGAGTCTATGCGGCAATAACTTAATGAATGACGTAATGCATGGCTCTGGTGGCCAGGCTGAGCTGGAGGAAGCTGGGGTGGGTGGCTATTCcagcagagaagggaggggtgTCCAGCTGGAGTAGGGTGGGGTGAAATGGAGTTACTGGAAGTGTTTTTGAAGGACAGGTGACTTCAAGAACAGGGTGTTGgacaggagagatgactctgtggttaagaccacttgctgcttttgcagagcccctggattcagttcccagggcCCACTTGGCCCTCAGCCACCtgccactccagttccagtggcCCCAGTACTCTCTTCTGCCCTCAGTGGGCATCGGGCACATTTGTACACATACgtagatgcaggcaaaatgctcatatgCATTAACTAAATAAATCAGTCttaaaaagatgaaggaaaaagaaatatttccaagCTAGAAAAAGAAGGTGGGGCCTGAggtctggagatgtagctcagttgaatgcttgcctagcatgcatgaggtcccaggttcaatccctggcacaAAATAAACTGGAGGCAGTGGTATACACCTCTAATTCAAGC contains these protein-coding regions:
- the Zp1 gene encoding zona pellucida sperm-binding protein 1 isoform X1 yields the protein MQLLVLPRPNQTIRFKVLDEFGNRFEVDNCSICYHWVISEPQEPAVFSAGYKGCHVLEKDGRFHLRVFVQAVLPNGQVDMAQDVTLICPKADHIGTPDPYLAPPTTPQPFTPQTFDPRPNSGHTLLSTLYPEHSFINATPPPPSPGPGPAGPTVPHPQWGTLGPWGLPKLDFVGTHLPQEQCQVASGHIPCMVKSSSKEACQQAGCCYDNTTEVPCYYGNTVTLQCSRSGYFTLVMSQETALTHRVMLNNVHLAYASNGCPPTQKTSAFMVFHVPLTHCGTTIQVVGEQLIYENQLVSNIDVQKGPQGSITRDSVFRLHVRCIFNASDFLPLQASIFSPQSPAPVTQSGPLRLELRIAKDKTFSSFYQENDYPIVRLLQERVHVEVHLLQRTDPSLVLVLHQCWASPTASPFQQPQWPILSDGCPFRGDNYRTQMVALDRTELPFWSHYQRFTVATFTLLDSSSQNALRGLVYFFCSASVCYPEGPEACSTICDSGMPRHRRSSGHNGTIRALDIVSSPGAVGFEDAAKLEPSGSTRNSSSRPLLWVLLLLAITLVLGAGVFVGLSWT